The Osmerus eperlanus chromosome 12, fOsmEpe2.1, whole genome shotgun sequence genome has a segment encoding these proteins:
- the sec31b gene encoding protein transport protein Sec31A isoform X3: protein MKLKEIQRTAHQSWSPASHHPISLALGTSAQQLDASFNTTAALEIFELDFADPSLEMKLKGSLPSSNRLHSLIWVDFETGEDGTGGRLIGGSENGTVTVYSPGAIVTPGAEAVIGQSDKHTGPVRALDFNPFQSNLLASGANDSEIYIWDLNNFNNPMTPGTKSQPPEDVSVVSWNRQVQHILASANPSGKAVVWDLRKNEPIIKISDHSNRMHCSGMLWHPEVATQLVLASEDDRLPVIQMWDLRFATSPLKVLENHTRGILSISWSQADPELLLSSAKDNRILCWNPNTGEVIYELPTTNQWCFDVQWCPRNPALLSAASFDGRISVYSVMGGSLEAQQQSTAHMISSSFDTMDPFGTGQALPPLQVPQPATQTTIVPPLKKPPKWVRRPVGASFAFGGKLITFGSAKPPQVQSPQVLPRQVFVSQVTTETEFLQRSRELQVALQSGSFSSYCQAKIHSTISDSDKDLWKFLLVNFEDEARVKFLRLLGFSKDELDRKISTCLGKSLQPNGHGVDASDLAEKMQQLSAQRSDETSGAGSGSMTSGSASPSDFFSQIPQKKTVFQIPVSADTDGLISQALLVGNFAGAVDLCLNDGRYAEAILLAISGGEDLLKKTQQRYLDKQRSSISMLISSVVTQNWADIVHSCDLDNWKEALAALLTYAHPEEFAHLCDTLGVRLEAQATEKHRLQACLCYICSGNIEKLVECWVMQRDCSSPLVLEDLVEKVMILRKSIELLRNSEVAVKSPVLADKLTQYAGLLASQGSLATAMSYLPESPDQAGIMMMRDRLFHAQGEVAVGPRPPVPYNRVNVGATKPSAASPPQPQPQEAPSTGGSQPHSSNVFSPQVAVANTGLPPSQMGLPPSSHVLPPGGPRSSLRPAYPQHPSTAPGFPPQQSFQPQPMSSSGPSIFSPSGPQMPGASLSGPPLPQLSSPAPGGLSTMPPSSHPSRPMPPGPQPRGHVPMFPGAPHNQAHPPPTGSLYQPMGLGYPPGGPGTPATKSFSAPSVPPPPTGSQDGWNDPPAVRGAPRKKVPDNYTPPAPITAPVMGFPMEATQPHEGPQVPPGAPQEPNVQLLQQLPAEKVEQREIPAEHVVLKSTFDSLVQRCQLAAGDPQTKRKLEDASKRLGYLYDKLREQTLSHNILGGLHEISRCVASQNYQRGLEVHTQVVSSSNFSDISAFMPILKVVMTIAIKLGV, encoded by the exons ATGAAGCTGAAGGAAATTCAGAGGACTGCCCACCAGTCATGGAGTCCTGCCTCTCACCATCCCATTTCTCTGGCCTTGG GCACGTCAGCACAACAGTTGGATGCCTCATTCAACACTACTGCTGCCCTAGAAATATTTGAGTTGGATTTTGCAGACCCCTCTCTGGAAATGAAACTCAAAGGTTCCCTTCCTTCATCTAATAG ATTACACAGTCTCATCTGGGTGGATTTTGAAACGGGAGAAGATGGGACAGGAGGAAGGCTCATTGGAGGCAGTGAGAATGGCACAGTAACAGTTTACAGCCCGGGGGCCATAGTAACCCCTGGAGCAGAAGCAGTGATAGGACAGTCTGACAAGCACACTGGCCCCGTCAGAGCACTAGACTTCAACCCTTTTCAG AGTAACCTTCTTGCATCGGGGGCAAATGATTCAGAGATCTATATCTGGGACCTGAATAACTTCAACAATCCAATGACACCGGGAACAAAGTCTCAG CCTCCTGAAGATGTGAGTGTCGTGTCCTGGAATAGACAGGTTCAACACATCCTGGCCTCAGCCAACCCCAGTGGCAAAGCAGTTGTCTGGGACCTGAGGAAGAATGAGCCCATTATCAAGATCAGTGACCACAGTAACAGG ATGCACTGCTCAGGCATGCTCTGGCACCCAGAGGTGGCCACACAGTTGGTTCTGGCCTCTGAGGACGACCGGCTGCCAGTCATTCAGATGTGGGACCTTCGCTTTGCCACGTCACCTCTCAAAGTCCTGGAGAACCACACAAG GGGAATTCTCTCCATATCCTGGAGCCAAGCTGACCCAGAGCTGCTGCTCAGTAGCGCTAAAGACAATCGGATCTTGTGCTGGAACCCAAACACTGGCGAA GTCATTTATGAGTTGCCCACAACCAACCAGTGGTGCTTCGACGTGCAGTGGTGCCCCAGGAACCCAGCCCTGCTGTCTGCGGCCTCCTTCGACGGCAGGATCAGTGTCTACTCCGTGATGGGAGGAAGCCTGGAGGCTCAGCAGCAGAGCACCGCCCATATG ATCTCATCCTCATTCGACACCATGGATCCCTTTGGGACCGGACAGGCTCTGCCCCCTCTACAGGTCCCACAGCCTGCAACCCAGACCACCATCGTTCCCCCGCTGAAAAAGCCCCCAAAGTGGGTGCGCAGGCCAGTGGGGGCTTCATTTGCT TTTGGTGGGAAGCTCATTACCTTCGGCAGCGCCAAGCCTCCTCAGGTCCAGAGTCCTCAGGTCCTCCCCAGGCAGGTGTTCGTCAGCCAGGTCACCACGGAGACAGAGTTCCTGCAGCGCTCCCGGGAGCTCCAGGTGGCGCTGCAGTCTGGATCCTTCTCCAGCTATTGCCAGGCTAAGATCCACAGCACCATCTCCGACTCTGATAAAGACTTGTGGAAATTCCTCCTG GTGAACTTTGAAGATGAGGCACGGGTTAAGTTTCTGAGACTTTTGGGTTTCAGCAAAGATGAGTTGGACAGAAAG ATTTCAACCTGCTTGGGAAAGAGCCTGCAGCCGAATGGCCACGGTGTGGATGCCAGTGACCTGGCTGAGAAAATGCAGCAACTCTCTGCGCAG AGGTCAGATGAGACCAGTGGTGCCGGCAGTGGCAGCATGACCTCCGGTTCAGCTTCCCCGTCTGACTTCTTTAGTCAGATACCACAGAAGAAAACCGTCTTCCAAATCCCTGTTTCGGCCG ACACGGACGGGCTGATCAGCCAGGCTCTTCTGGTGGGGAACTTTGCGGGAGCCGTGGATCTGTGTCTTAACGACGGTCGCTATGCAGAAGCCATCCTGCTCGCCATTAGTGGAGGAGAAGATCTGCTCAAGAAAACCCAGCAGAGATATTTGGACAAGCAGAGGAGCAGTATCTCAATG ctGATCTCGTCGGTGGTGACCCAGAACTGGGCTGACATCGTCCATAGCTGTGATCTGGACAACTGGAAAGAGGCCCTCGCCGCTCTCCTGACCTACGCTCACCCGGAAGAGTTTGCCCATCTGTGTG ACACGCTTGGAGTACGTCTGGAAGCTCAGGCGACGGAGAAACACCGGCTGCAAGCCTGCCTGTGCTACATCTGCTCTGGAAACATTGAGAAGTTAGTGGAGTGCTGGGTCATGCAGAGagactgctcctctcccctcgtctTGGAG GATCTTGTGGAGAAGGTGATGATCCTGCGCAAGTCCATCGAGCTCCTGCGGAACAGCGAGGTAGCGGTGAAGAGCCCGGTCCTGGCCGACAAGCTCACTCAGTACGCCGGCCTCCTGGCCTCGCAAGGCAGCCTGGCCACCGCCATGTCCTACCTGCCAGAGAGCCCCGACCAG GCAGGAATCATGATGATGAGAGATAGGCTGTTCCATGCCCAGGGCGAGGTGGCCGTTGGTCCCCGGCCGCCtgtcccctacaacagagtcAACGTGGGAGCGACCAAGCCTTCTGCTGCTTCCCccccacaaccacaaccacaggAAGCCCCGAGCACG GGAGGCAGCCAGCCCCACAGTTCAAATGTTTTCTCCCCGCAAGTTGCCGTGGCCAACACCGGACTACCTCCCTCCCAGATGGggttgcccccctcctctcatgtcCTGCCCCCCGGTGGGCCCCGGTCGAGCCTGCGACCCGCCTACCCCCAGCATCCTTCCACCGCTCCAG GCTTCCCTCCTCAACAGTCATTCCAGCCACAGCCCATGTCAAGCAGTGgaccctccatcttctcccctTCAGGCCCTCAGATGCCGGGGGCCAGCCTGTCCGGACCCCCTCTGCCCCAGCtatcctccccagcccctgggGGCCTCTCCACCATGCCCCCCTCCTCGCACCCTTCCAGACCCATGCCACCTGGCCCCCAGCCTAGAGGCCATGTGCCCATGTTTCCGGGGGCCCCTCACAACCAGGCCCATCCACCCCCAACAGGCAGCTTGTACCAGCCCATGGGGCTAGGGTACCCCCCAGGCGGCCCCGGAACTCCAGCCACCAAGTCATTCTCTGCCCCGTCggtaccccctcctcccacag GATCTCAGGATGGCTGGAATGATCCGCCTGCAGTCCGTGGTGCTCCAAGGAAGAAG GTTCCTGATAACTACACCCCTCCCGCCCCCATCACAGCCCCTGTGATGGGCTTCCCAATGGAGGCCACCCAACCCCACGAGGGCCCCCAGGTCCCACCAGGAGCCCCCCAGGAGCCCAACGTGCAG CTTCTCCAACAGCTGCCAGCAGAGAAGGTTGAGCAAAGGGAGATCCCGGCTGAGCACGTGGTCCTCAAAAGCACCTTTGACAGCCTTGTGCAACGCTGCCAACTAGCTGCTGGAGACCCA CAAACGAAAAGAAAACTTGAAGACGCGTCCAAACGCCTTGGTTATCTCTATGACAAACTAAGAGAACAAACG CTCTCTCACAATATCCTTGGTGGGTTACACGAGATTAGCCGCTGTGTGGCCAGCCAAAACTACCAGCGCGGTCTGGAGGTCCACACCCAAGTGGTCAGCAGCAGCAACTTCAGCGATATCTCCGCCTTCATGCCCATCCTCAAAGTGGTCATGACCATAGCCATCAAGCTGGGGGTCTGA
- the sec31b gene encoding protein transport protein Sec31A isoform X4 gives MKLKEIQRTAHQSWSPASHHPISLALGTSAQQLDASFNTTAALEIFELDFADPSLEMKLKGSLPSSNRLHSLIWVDFETGEDGTGGRLIGGSENGTVTVYSPGAIVTPGAEAVIGQSDKHTGPVRALDFNPFQSNLLASGANDSEIYIWDLNNFNNPMTPGTKSQPPEDVSVVSWNRQVQHILASANPSGKAVVWDLRKNEPIIKISDHSNRMHCSGMLWHPEVATQLVLASEDDRLPVIQMWDLRFATSPLKVLENHTRGILSISWSQADPELLLSSAKDNRILCWNPNTGEVIYELPTTNQWCFDVQWCPRNPALLSAASFDGRISVYSVMGGSLEAQQQSTAHMISSSFDTMDPFGTGQALPPLQVPQPATQTTIVPPLKKPPKWVRRPVGASFAFGGKLITFGSAKPPQVQSPQVLPRQVFVSQVTTETEFLQRSRELQVALQSGSFSSYCQAKIHSTISDSDKDLWKFLLVNFEDEARVKFLRLLGFSKDELDRKISTCLGKSLQPNGHGVDASDLAEKMQQLSAQRSDETSGAGSGSMTSGSASPSDFFSQIPQKKTVFQIPVSADTDGLISQALLVGNFAGAVDLCLNDGRYAEAILLAISGGEDLLKKTQQRYLDKQRSSISMLISSVVTQNWADIVHSCDLDNWKEALAALLTYAHPEEFAHLCDTLGVRLEAQATEKHRLQACLCYICSGNIEKLVECWVMQRDCSSPLVLEDLVEKVMILRKSIELLRNSEVAVKSPVLADKLTQYAGLLASQGSLATAMSYLPESPDQAGIMMMRDRLFHAQGEVAVGPRPPVPYNRVNVGATKPSAASPPQPQPQEAPSTGGSQPHSSNVFSPQVAVANTGLPPSQMGLPPSSHVLPPGGPRSSLRPAYPQHPSTAPGFPPQQSFQPQPMSSSGPSIFSPSGPQMPGASLSGPPLPQLSSPAPGGLSTMPPSSHPSRPMPPGPQPRGHVPMFPGAPHNQAHPPPTGSLYQPMGLGYPPGGPGTPATKSFSAPSVPPPPTGFFPWLNSHFDDEGSQDGWNDPPAVRGAPRKKVPDNYTPPAPITAPVMGFPMEATQPHEGPQVPPGAPQEPNVQLLQQLPAEKVEQREIPAEHVVLKSTFDSLVQRCQLAAGDPQTKRKLEDASKRLGYLYDKLREQTLSHNILGGLHEISRCVASQNYQRGLEVHTQVVSSSNFSDISAFMPILKVVMTIAIKLGV, from the exons ATGAAGCTGAAGGAAATTCAGAGGACTGCCCACCAGTCATGGAGTCCTGCCTCTCACCATCCCATTTCTCTGGCCTTGG GCACGTCAGCACAACAGTTGGATGCCTCATTCAACACTACTGCTGCCCTAGAAATATTTGAGTTGGATTTTGCAGACCCCTCTCTGGAAATGAAACTCAAAGGTTCCCTTCCTTCATCTAATAG ATTACACAGTCTCATCTGGGTGGATTTTGAAACGGGAGAAGATGGGACAGGAGGAAGGCTCATTGGAGGCAGTGAGAATGGCACAGTAACAGTTTACAGCCCGGGGGCCATAGTAACCCCTGGAGCAGAAGCAGTGATAGGACAGTCTGACAAGCACACTGGCCCCGTCAGAGCACTAGACTTCAACCCTTTTCAG AGTAACCTTCTTGCATCGGGGGCAAATGATTCAGAGATCTATATCTGGGACCTGAATAACTTCAACAATCCAATGACACCGGGAACAAAGTCTCAG CCTCCTGAAGATGTGAGTGTCGTGTCCTGGAATAGACAGGTTCAACACATCCTGGCCTCAGCCAACCCCAGTGGCAAAGCAGTTGTCTGGGACCTGAGGAAGAATGAGCCCATTATCAAGATCAGTGACCACAGTAACAGG ATGCACTGCTCAGGCATGCTCTGGCACCCAGAGGTGGCCACACAGTTGGTTCTGGCCTCTGAGGACGACCGGCTGCCAGTCATTCAGATGTGGGACCTTCGCTTTGCCACGTCACCTCTCAAAGTCCTGGAGAACCACACAAG GGGAATTCTCTCCATATCCTGGAGCCAAGCTGACCCAGAGCTGCTGCTCAGTAGCGCTAAAGACAATCGGATCTTGTGCTGGAACCCAAACACTGGCGAA GTCATTTATGAGTTGCCCACAACCAACCAGTGGTGCTTCGACGTGCAGTGGTGCCCCAGGAACCCAGCCCTGCTGTCTGCGGCCTCCTTCGACGGCAGGATCAGTGTCTACTCCGTGATGGGAGGAAGCCTGGAGGCTCAGCAGCAGAGCACCGCCCATATG ATCTCATCCTCATTCGACACCATGGATCCCTTTGGGACCGGACAGGCTCTGCCCCCTCTACAGGTCCCACAGCCTGCAACCCAGACCACCATCGTTCCCCCGCTGAAAAAGCCCCCAAAGTGGGTGCGCAGGCCAGTGGGGGCTTCATTTGCT TTTGGTGGGAAGCTCATTACCTTCGGCAGCGCCAAGCCTCCTCAGGTCCAGAGTCCTCAGGTCCTCCCCAGGCAGGTGTTCGTCAGCCAGGTCACCACGGAGACAGAGTTCCTGCAGCGCTCCCGGGAGCTCCAGGTGGCGCTGCAGTCTGGATCCTTCTCCAGCTATTGCCAGGCTAAGATCCACAGCACCATCTCCGACTCTGATAAAGACTTGTGGAAATTCCTCCTG GTGAACTTTGAAGATGAGGCACGGGTTAAGTTTCTGAGACTTTTGGGTTTCAGCAAAGATGAGTTGGACAGAAAG ATTTCAACCTGCTTGGGAAAGAGCCTGCAGCCGAATGGCCACGGTGTGGATGCCAGTGACCTGGCTGAGAAAATGCAGCAACTCTCTGCGCAG AGGTCAGATGAGACCAGTGGTGCCGGCAGTGGCAGCATGACCTCCGGTTCAGCTTCCCCGTCTGACTTCTTTAGTCAGATACCACAGAAGAAAACCGTCTTCCAAATCCCTGTTTCGGCCG ACACGGACGGGCTGATCAGCCAGGCTCTTCTGGTGGGGAACTTTGCGGGAGCCGTGGATCTGTGTCTTAACGACGGTCGCTATGCAGAAGCCATCCTGCTCGCCATTAGTGGAGGAGAAGATCTGCTCAAGAAAACCCAGCAGAGATATTTGGACAAGCAGAGGAGCAGTATCTCAATG ctGATCTCGTCGGTGGTGACCCAGAACTGGGCTGACATCGTCCATAGCTGTGATCTGGACAACTGGAAAGAGGCCCTCGCCGCTCTCCTGACCTACGCTCACCCGGAAGAGTTTGCCCATCTGTGTG ACACGCTTGGAGTACGTCTGGAAGCTCAGGCGACGGAGAAACACCGGCTGCAAGCCTGCCTGTGCTACATCTGCTCTGGAAACATTGAGAAGTTAGTGGAGTGCTGGGTCATGCAGAGagactgctcctctcccctcgtctTGGAG GATCTTGTGGAGAAGGTGATGATCCTGCGCAAGTCCATCGAGCTCCTGCGGAACAGCGAGGTAGCGGTGAAGAGCCCGGTCCTGGCCGACAAGCTCACTCAGTACGCCGGCCTCCTGGCCTCGCAAGGCAGCCTGGCCACCGCCATGTCCTACCTGCCAGAGAGCCCCGACCAG GCAGGAATCATGATGATGAGAGATAGGCTGTTCCATGCCCAGGGCGAGGTGGCCGTTGGTCCCCGGCCGCCtgtcccctacaacagagtcAACGTGGGAGCGACCAAGCCTTCTGCTGCTTCCCccccacaaccacaaccacaggAAGCCCCGAGCACG GGAGGCAGCCAGCCCCACAGTTCAAATGTTTTCTCCCCGCAAGTTGCCGTGGCCAACACCGGACTACCTCCCTCCCAGATGGggttgcccccctcctctcatgtcCTGCCCCCCGGTGGGCCCCGGTCGAGCCTGCGACCCGCCTACCCCCAGCATCCTTCCACCGCTCCAG GCTTCCCTCCTCAACAGTCATTCCAGCCACAGCCCATGTCAAGCAGTGgaccctccatcttctcccctTCAGGCCCTCAGATGCCGGGGGCCAGCCTGTCCGGACCCCCTCTGCCCCAGCtatcctccccagcccctgggGGCCTCTCCACCATGCCCCCCTCCTCGCACCCTTCCAGACCCATGCCACCTGGCCCCCAGCCTAGAGGCCATGTGCCCATGTTTCCGGGGGCCCCTCACAACCAGGCCCATCCACCCCCAACAGGCAGCTTGTACCAGCCCATGGGGCTAGGGTACCCCCCAGGCGGCCCCGGAACTCCAGCCACCAAGTCATTCTCTGCCCCGTCggtaccccctcctcccacag GCTTCTTTCCTTGGCTGAATTCCCATTTTGACGATGAAG GATCTCAGGATGGCTGGAATGATCCGCCTGCAGTCCGTGGTGCTCCAAGGAAGAAG GTTCCTGATAACTACACCCCTCCCGCCCCCATCACAGCCCCTGTGATGGGCTTCCCAATGGAGGCCACCCAACCCCACGAGGGCCCCCAGGTCCCACCAGGAGCCCCCCAGGAGCCCAACGTGCAG CTTCTCCAACAGCTGCCAGCAGAGAAGGTTGAGCAAAGGGAGATCCCGGCTGAGCACGTGGTCCTCAAAAGCACCTTTGACAGCCTTGTGCAACGCTGCCAACTAGCTGCTGGAGACCCA CAAACGAAAAGAAAACTTGAAGACGCGTCCAAACGCCTTGGTTATCTCTATGACAAACTAAGAGAACAAACG CTCTCTCACAATATCCTTGGTGGGTTACACGAGATTAGCCGCTGTGTGGCCAGCCAAAACTACCAGCGCGGTCTGGAGGTCCACACCCAAGTGGTCAGCAGCAGCAACTTCAGCGATATCTCCGCCTTCATGCCCATCCTCAAAGTGGTCATGACCATAGCCATCAAGCTGGGGGTCTGA
- the sec31b gene encoding protein transport protein Sec31A isoform X2, with product MKLKEIQRTAHQSWSPASHHPISLALGTSAQQLDASFNTTAALEIFELDFADPSLEMKLKGSLPSSNRLHSLIWVDFETGEDGTGGRLIGGSENGTVTVYSPGAIVTPGAEAVIGQSDKHTGPVRALDFNPFQSNLLASGANDSEIYIWDLNNFNNPMTPGTKSQVMLPPEDVSVVSWNRQVQHILASANPSGKAVVWDLRKNEPIIKISDHSNRMHCSGMLWHPEVATQLVLASEDDRLPVIQMWDLRFATSPLKVLENHTRGILSISWSQADPELLLSSAKDNRILCWNPNTGEVIYELPTTNQWCFDVQWCPRNPALLSAASFDGRISVYSVMGGSLEAQQQSTAHMISSSFDTMDPFGTGQALPPLQVPQPATQTTIVPPLKKPPKWVRRPVGASFAFGGKLITFGSAKPPQVQSPQVLPRQVFVSQVTTETEFLQRSRELQVALQSGSFSSYCQAKIHSTISDSDKDLWKFLLVNFEDEARVKFLRLLGFSKDELDRKISTCLGKSLQPNGHGVDASDLAEKMQQLSAQRSDETSGAGSGSMTSGSASPSDFFSQIPQKKTVFQIPVSADTDGLISQALLVGNFAGAVDLCLNDGRYAEAILLAISGGEDLLKKTQQRYLDKQRSSISMLISSVVTQNWADIVHSCDLDNWKEALAALLTYAHPEEFAHLCDTLGVRLEAQATEKHRLQACLCYICSGNIEKLVECWVMQRDCSSPLVLEDLVEKVMILRKSIELLRNSEVAVKSPVLADKLTQYAGLLASQGSLATAMSYLPESPDQAGIMMMRDRLFHAQGEVAVGPRPPVPYNRVNVGATKPSAASPPQPQPQEAPSTGGSQPHSSNVFSPQVAVANTGLPPSQMGLPPSSHVLPPGGPRSSLRPAYPQHPSTAPGFPPQQSFQPQPMSSSGPSIFSPSGPQMPGASLSGPPLPQLSSPAPGGLSTMPPSSHPSRPMPPGPQPRGHVPMFPGAPHNQAHPPPTGSLYQPMGLGYPPGGPGTPATKSFSAPSVPPPPTGSQDGWNDPPAVRGAPRKKVPDNYTPPAPITAPVMGFPMEATQPHEGPQVPPGAPQEPNVQLLQQLPAEKVEQREIPAEHVVLKSTFDSLVQRCQLAAGDPQTKRKLEDASKRLGYLYDKLREQTLSHNILGGLHEISRCVASQNYQRGLEVHTQVVSSSNFSDISAFMPILKVVMTIAIKLGV from the exons ATGAAGCTGAAGGAAATTCAGAGGACTGCCCACCAGTCATGGAGTCCTGCCTCTCACCATCCCATTTCTCTGGCCTTGG GCACGTCAGCACAACAGTTGGATGCCTCATTCAACACTACTGCTGCCCTAGAAATATTTGAGTTGGATTTTGCAGACCCCTCTCTGGAAATGAAACTCAAAGGTTCCCTTCCTTCATCTAATAG ATTACACAGTCTCATCTGGGTGGATTTTGAAACGGGAGAAGATGGGACAGGAGGAAGGCTCATTGGAGGCAGTGAGAATGGCACAGTAACAGTTTACAGCCCGGGGGCCATAGTAACCCCTGGAGCAGAAGCAGTGATAGGACAGTCTGACAAGCACACTGGCCCCGTCAGAGCACTAGACTTCAACCCTTTTCAG AGTAACCTTCTTGCATCGGGGGCAAATGATTCAGAGATCTATATCTGGGACCTGAATAACTTCAACAATCCAATGACACCGGGAACAAAGTCTCAGGTAATGTTG CCTCCTGAAGATGTGAGTGTCGTGTCCTGGAATAGACAGGTTCAACACATCCTGGCCTCAGCCAACCCCAGTGGCAAAGCAGTTGTCTGGGACCTGAGGAAGAATGAGCCCATTATCAAGATCAGTGACCACAGTAACAGG ATGCACTGCTCAGGCATGCTCTGGCACCCAGAGGTGGCCACACAGTTGGTTCTGGCCTCTGAGGACGACCGGCTGCCAGTCATTCAGATGTGGGACCTTCGCTTTGCCACGTCACCTCTCAAAGTCCTGGAGAACCACACAAG GGGAATTCTCTCCATATCCTGGAGCCAAGCTGACCCAGAGCTGCTGCTCAGTAGCGCTAAAGACAATCGGATCTTGTGCTGGAACCCAAACACTGGCGAA GTCATTTATGAGTTGCCCACAACCAACCAGTGGTGCTTCGACGTGCAGTGGTGCCCCAGGAACCCAGCCCTGCTGTCTGCGGCCTCCTTCGACGGCAGGATCAGTGTCTACTCCGTGATGGGAGGAAGCCTGGAGGCTCAGCAGCAGAGCACCGCCCATATG ATCTCATCCTCATTCGACACCATGGATCCCTTTGGGACCGGACAGGCTCTGCCCCCTCTACAGGTCCCACAGCCTGCAACCCAGACCACCATCGTTCCCCCGCTGAAAAAGCCCCCAAAGTGGGTGCGCAGGCCAGTGGGGGCTTCATTTGCT TTTGGTGGGAAGCTCATTACCTTCGGCAGCGCCAAGCCTCCTCAGGTCCAGAGTCCTCAGGTCCTCCCCAGGCAGGTGTTCGTCAGCCAGGTCACCACGGAGACAGAGTTCCTGCAGCGCTCCCGGGAGCTCCAGGTGGCGCTGCAGTCTGGATCCTTCTCCAGCTATTGCCAGGCTAAGATCCACAGCACCATCTCCGACTCTGATAAAGACTTGTGGAAATTCCTCCTG GTGAACTTTGAAGATGAGGCACGGGTTAAGTTTCTGAGACTTTTGGGTTTCAGCAAAGATGAGTTGGACAGAAAG ATTTCAACCTGCTTGGGAAAGAGCCTGCAGCCGAATGGCCACGGTGTGGATGCCAGTGACCTGGCTGAGAAAATGCAGCAACTCTCTGCGCAG AGGTCAGATGAGACCAGTGGTGCCGGCAGTGGCAGCATGACCTCCGGTTCAGCTTCCCCGTCTGACTTCTTTAGTCAGATACCACAGAAGAAAACCGTCTTCCAAATCCCTGTTTCGGCCG ACACGGACGGGCTGATCAGCCAGGCTCTTCTGGTGGGGAACTTTGCGGGAGCCGTGGATCTGTGTCTTAACGACGGTCGCTATGCAGAAGCCATCCTGCTCGCCATTAGTGGAGGAGAAGATCTGCTCAAGAAAACCCAGCAGAGATATTTGGACAAGCAGAGGAGCAGTATCTCAATG ctGATCTCGTCGGTGGTGACCCAGAACTGGGCTGACATCGTCCATAGCTGTGATCTGGACAACTGGAAAGAGGCCCTCGCCGCTCTCCTGACCTACGCTCACCCGGAAGAGTTTGCCCATCTGTGTG ACACGCTTGGAGTACGTCTGGAAGCTCAGGCGACGGAGAAACACCGGCTGCAAGCCTGCCTGTGCTACATCTGCTCTGGAAACATTGAGAAGTTAGTGGAGTGCTGGGTCATGCAGAGagactgctcctctcccctcgtctTGGAG GATCTTGTGGAGAAGGTGATGATCCTGCGCAAGTCCATCGAGCTCCTGCGGAACAGCGAGGTAGCGGTGAAGAGCCCGGTCCTGGCCGACAAGCTCACTCAGTACGCCGGCCTCCTGGCCTCGCAAGGCAGCCTGGCCACCGCCATGTCCTACCTGCCAGAGAGCCCCGACCAG GCAGGAATCATGATGATGAGAGATAGGCTGTTCCATGCCCAGGGCGAGGTGGCCGTTGGTCCCCGGCCGCCtgtcccctacaacagagtcAACGTGGGAGCGACCAAGCCTTCTGCTGCTTCCCccccacaaccacaaccacaggAAGCCCCGAGCACG GGAGGCAGCCAGCCCCACAGTTCAAATGTTTTCTCCCCGCAAGTTGCCGTGGCCAACACCGGACTACCTCCCTCCCAGATGGggttgcccccctcctctcatgtcCTGCCCCCCGGTGGGCCCCGGTCGAGCCTGCGACCCGCCTACCCCCAGCATCCTTCCACCGCTCCAG GCTTCCCTCCTCAACAGTCATTCCAGCCACAGCCCATGTCAAGCAGTGgaccctccatcttctcccctTCAGGCCCTCAGATGCCGGGGGCCAGCCTGTCCGGACCCCCTCTGCCCCAGCtatcctccccagcccctgggGGCCTCTCCACCATGCCCCCCTCCTCGCACCCTTCCAGACCCATGCCACCTGGCCCCCAGCCTAGAGGCCATGTGCCCATGTTTCCGGGGGCCCCTCACAACCAGGCCCATCCACCCCCAACAGGCAGCTTGTACCAGCCCATGGGGCTAGGGTACCCCCCAGGCGGCCCCGGAACTCCAGCCACCAAGTCATTCTCTGCCCCGTCggtaccccctcctcccacag GATCTCAGGATGGCTGGAATGATCCGCCTGCAGTCCGTGGTGCTCCAAGGAAGAAG GTTCCTGATAACTACACCCCTCCCGCCCCCATCACAGCCCCTGTGATGGGCTTCCCAATGGAGGCCACCCAACCCCACGAGGGCCCCCAGGTCCCACCAGGAGCCCCCCAGGAGCCCAACGTGCAG CTTCTCCAACAGCTGCCAGCAGAGAAGGTTGAGCAAAGGGAGATCCCGGCTGAGCACGTGGTCCTCAAAAGCACCTTTGACAGCCTTGTGCAACGCTGCCAACTAGCTGCTGGAGACCCA CAAACGAAAAGAAAACTTGAAGACGCGTCCAAACGCCTTGGTTATCTCTATGACAAACTAAGAGAACAAACG CTCTCTCACAATATCCTTGGTGGGTTACACGAGATTAGCCGCTGTGTGGCCAGCCAAAACTACCAGCGCGGTCTGGAGGTCCACACCCAAGTGGTCAGCAGCAGCAACTTCAGCGATATCTCCGCCTTCATGCCCATCCTCAAAGTGGTCATGACCATAGCCATCAAGCTGGGGGTCTGA